A region of Natribaculum luteum DNA encodes the following proteins:
- the tnpC gene encoding IS66 family transposase encodes MSLGIGGSPESIDSAIRTENSTHLRQQLVVQKLENRLLRRQLAAQQQQIEQLETRLKRYENPNTPPSKQGGAAGSPGNDDSDEEKDENQEDDAGGDADAASDSSPGRSEGHEGTTRPPPEPEETIRVDQGYCPDCEQSLSNPDSYVSRTVIDIPLPIPTTVIEYKLGKHRCSCGNEVVAEHPDCPETGRFGPNIMAQTALGRFHQRLPNRKQAELFDWELDIPISHRTIYNLTKRVADRLRPAYDDVKARIQESDVVYCDETGFPVDGEQHWAWTFVTDEEVLFWVDESRGSQVLEDVLGEEFAEDSTLSCDGWSAYPSYHTKLQRCWAHLLREAEYVAERYEEAEKLSAELHALHDDLTAFDKEDPSASAREQKRAEASLHLEGLIREDYEAQEVQKLIEKIRNGLGHWLTFVTEPDVDSTNNRAERALREQVVLRKMFRTLRSAEGVQIHETITTMLATWKRRGLDPPEQLQSILGGKELSSG; translated from the coding sequence GTGTCGCTGGGGATTGGCGGATCGCCGGAATCGATAGATTCCGCGATCCGCACCGAGAACAGTACGCATCTCCGCCAGCAACTCGTAGTCCAGAAGCTTGAGAACCGTCTTCTCCGTCGCCAACTCGCTGCACAGCAACAACAGATCGAACAACTTGAGACTCGCCTCAAGAGGTACGAAAACCCAAACACACCACCCAGTAAGCAGGGTGGTGCGGCTGGATCACCTGGCAACGACGACAGCGACGAGGAAAAGGACGAAAACCAGGAAGACGACGCTGGCGGCGACGCTGACGCCGCCAGCGACTCATCCCCAGGACGTAGCGAAGGTCACGAAGGAACAACTCGACCGCCACCTGAACCAGAGGAGACTATTCGAGTCGATCAGGGATATTGTCCAGATTGTGAGCAAAGCCTCTCTAACCCGGACAGCTACGTCTCACGAACTGTTATCGACATTCCTCTTCCCATTCCAACCACTGTCATCGAGTACAAACTCGGCAAACACCGCTGTTCCTGTGGAAACGAGGTCGTTGCTGAACATCCTGACTGCCCGGAAACCGGGCGGTTTGGGCCGAATATCATGGCCCAAACCGCCCTCGGTAGGTTCCATCAGCGACTTCCGAACCGTAAACAGGCGGAGCTGTTTGATTGGGAACTCGATATTCCCATCTCTCATCGGACGATCTACAACCTGACCAAGCGGGTCGCAGACCGGCTGCGACCCGCGTATGACGATGTCAAAGCCCGTATTCAGGAAAGTGACGTCGTCTACTGCGATGAAACGGGATTTCCTGTTGACGGAGAGCAACACTGGGCGTGGACGTTCGTTACTGACGAAGAGGTGCTGTTCTGGGTTGATGAGAGTCGTGGAAGCCAGGTGTTAGAGGACGTCCTCGGCGAGGAATTCGCCGAGGACTCGACGCTCAGCTGTGACGGTTGGTCAGCGTATCCGAGCTATCACACGAAGCTCCAGCGGTGCTGGGCACATCTGTTGCGGGAGGCGGAGTACGTTGCTGAACGGTACGAGGAAGCAGAGAAGTTATCTGCGGAGTTACACGCTCTCCATGACGATTTAACGGCGTTCGACAAGGAGGATCCATCCGCCTCCGCCCGCGAGCAGAAGCGGGCGGAGGCGTCGTTACATCTGGAAGGCCTGATCAGGGAAGACTATGAGGCACAGGAGGTCCAGAAGCTGATCGAGAAGATCAGGAACGGGTTAGGCCACTGGCTGACGTTCGTCACAGAGCCAGACGTCGATTCGACGAATAATCGCGCAGAGCGCGCTCTGCGCGAGCAAGTTGTGCTGCGGAAGATGTTCCGGACCCTCCGCTCAGCCGAAGGGGTCCAGATTCACGAGACGATCACGACCATGTTAGCCACGTGGAAACGGCGAGGACTAGATCCGCCTGAACAGCTCCAGTCCATCCTCGGTGGGAAAGAACTCAGTTCAGGATGA